Genomic DNA from Paenibacillus borealis:
GCCGTTGGCGTAACCGTCGGTGTGGCCGTTGGCGTGGTGGTAGGTGTAGCCGTCGGTATCGGACCACTGCCGTTATTGATTAGCCGGTCATATTCGGCATAGGCTGTAGCGATGTCCACTTGTGACCAGAAGCGGTGGTAGGTGAACTCGGGTGCGCCATTGTCCCATGTCTTGGTTGTTTTGTTGTATGAGCTGTTGTACTTGCCTTCCAGATAACTCCACTTGGGATCATTTTTGATATCGGGAAGCACATCAGTATAGCTCGCATAGACTCCGTTTCCGCCCTTGGCCGGATCAGAAGGTACAGTCGAGCTGCCGGGTATGGTATTTCCTTGGCCGAAGGTGCCTGTCCAGCCTGCCGGGAAATAGACCTCTTTGGTGAAGAAGCGGAAATAATCCGCACGCTTCTCAAGCGTCGTAATTCCCACTCCGTCATTGTAGCCCCATGCTGTATCCAGCAGGGATTTGGCCAATTGTGAAGCGGTTCCGCCAAGCGCAGTATAGCTGCCATGCTCAGCTTTGTTCCCTGCAGCAAAGAACGTAAGCGCTTTAATATAGCTGCCCAGCACGCCGGTATCCTGCCCGGGATCTTTGGTCACTGCCTTGAGGCCGCTGTTGCCGCTGAAGGAGCTGAAGCCGCTCCAGGTATCCGGCTGGCCCTGCCACTCCACATTGCCCGGAATCCAGAACTCGCCGGGTGCAGATACGGTGGCAATCTGCGGATCATCTCCGCCCAGAATCCGGTTCCCCTGCAGGTCCAGATAATAGCCGGCGGCATCCGTTACCGGACGGCTGCCCGCAAAGGCATAATCCGCAGACCAGTCAATCCAGTTCTCAATCACCCGTTTGGCCATTTTGAAATTGGCCGAGGTAGTATCCCCGCTGGAAGCCAGAATGTAGTACAGCTCCGCTACCCGTTCCAAGCTCCAGGCCTGCATCCCGAACCAATTGTTGGATGGCGGGTCATGATAGACAGGAGCCTCGTCGTAGGCCATGCCGTAGAAGGTGCTTGTGCCGGAGGGATACGCGCTGTATGAGCCGCCATAACTGTTCGTGGCTCCGCCCGCAATGGCTCCTTCAGAGGATTGCAGCCAGTTGTAGAATTCCAGCTGGCGGGTCAGCGATTTGCCCCAATCCTCTCCTGCCGTTGCCGAAGCCGGAATCAGGCCGCCGTCTGCAGTGGACAGCGCGTAGGCTGCAACCACGTTCTGATACCCCTGGTGCGCATGGCTCGCGCCGATTCTCCAGGCCCAGTTCCCGGTTGTTCCCAGACCGCCGCCCCAGGCGGTATACCAGGCCAGCAGATACTGGCTGGAATCCTTGCCGGTTCCCGCTTCAGGTGTGCCGTCAGCAGCACTGCCGACCTTCTGGAAATACTTATCGTACATGCCGTAACGCAGGAAATCGCCCATTTTCTTGGCTTTGTTCAGATAGACCGTATTGGTGTAGCCAAGATCCTTGGCCCAGTACATCGCTTGCACCGCGCGCGCGTCCGCGTCTGTAGCATTCGTATAACGCCATTGTGCGGAAGGTACACTATTTTCCTTGGTGAACAGGCTCATGAAGCCTTCATTCGTTTTGCCGAACGATTTGTCATCCTGGGAAGGATGCGCCACCGCTTCCCAGACGGATTCCTGCACTCCGCGCTGGAAGGTATTCACATAAGCAGCGGTATGCGTAGGATTCAGCAGATTGCCGAAGCCGTACCAGTTGTCCACATCCACCAGCCAGTGCATCAGATAGGTCTGGTTATTGCCGTAGGCGGCCTTCAGCTCCGCATCCAGCGGGTCTTTGCCCGGGGCGTACTTGCCGTTCAGCGCACTTGGGTACTGATCCGGCTGGGCCAGCTCCGAGGCGTAGGTTGCCGGACTGTTCGGGTTGTAATTGTTCATCGTCGGCTGCTCCTGCACGCCGTCGCCTTCATTAATCGGAATAATGTATTTCTCCATATTGTCCCAGGCCGCTTCAAGCTTGCTCCAGTCTCCGGTGTTATAGCCATACAGCACTTCAAGCCACATCCAGTAGCTGTAAGCCTCGGAGGTGGTCATATGCCCATAGTTGGGCGCCTCGCTAAGCAGAGTCTCCACCGAGTGATAAGGAATGCCTTCCGCCGAGAAATAGCCGCTCGCCGGATCCTTCAACTGGGCATATAATTGCAGAAATCTTGTCTTTTCCACCGATGCAGCCTTGGCTGTCCCGGGTCTGAAATTAAAGATACCACTTGTAAGAGAAATGATCAGGATGGCAGCCATTACTATGGAGAACGGTTTCTTGATTGAACTCAGCTTCATCATTTCGGCATACTTCCTCTCTGGAATGATTTATGGTTCCAAGCCCCACACAAGCGTTCCTGCACGGTAGAGTGTAGCTTTCTCCCAATCCGCGAACACCTGCTGGGTTCCTCCATAGGAATAGTCGTTGCTCTCATTGTAGGCCGTCCAGTCGGTCTTGTTGAACCGCACCTGAATCTCCCCGCTATCCGCTCCCGGAGCCAGGCTTCCTGCTCCTGCGGCAAAGGAAATCTCCACATAAGAATCGGCCAGCGCCGCAGGCGAACTCAGCTTCCCGAAGCTTCCGCTCACGTTCCCGCTGCCGACAACAGCATAGTCACAGTGGAATTCCTGCGGCTTGTCCCCGTCCACGGTGTAATAATAGCGCAGCTTCAGACCGCTGAGCGCAATGGTCTCGGTTCCCGTATTGATAATCCGGAACTGGCTGCGGATCTGCGAATCGCCGGGACTGGTGTCGTTAGTGCGGTACTGTACACGCAAAGCTCCTGTAACCGGCGGAGTGGTCTCGCGCGGCCGGGCCGTGGCCTGTGCAGACGCCGTACTCTCCCCCACACTGTTCGATGCGGTCACCACATAATAGTAGTCCACACCGTTCGTCAGTCCGCTGTCGTTGTAGACAGTTCCGGTTGCCGTGCCGATCACCGTGTACGGTCCGCCGCTCACCAGAGAGCGCTTGACCGTATACTGGGAAGCACCGCTGACCGCATTCCAGCTCAAGGCCACGCTGGCATCGCCGGGTACAGCCTGCAGGCCGGACGGACGGCCCGGAACCTGGGGTTCACCGGGGGTTCCACCGCCGGTCGGCAGCTCTCCGTACACTTTGACACCCGCGTCAAATACCGGAATATACGGGTTTTTCACCGGAGAGGAAGCGCCTGAAGCCACTCCCTTGAACGAGAAGTCGTTGCTGTTGTCCCAGAAGGTGGTGTTCAGCGGCCCGGCAATCCGGAACTGGACCTCCTTACGGTAAGCGGATTGTCCGCCCGGATAAATCAGTGTGCCGGAGAAATCCACTTTGGTGTAATAAATATGGTTCGCTTCATCATAAGGCAGCAGCTGCGAGACCGTTGACCCCTGATTGTAGCCTCCCGCCTTGACCGTGATATCGCCGGGACCATACCCCGCGGCCACAGCCTCGCTGATGTCCAGGTAGTAGTTAAAGGACATTTGGCTGCTGGAGCGGGCTGGCCACCCGGAGCGGTTATTGAGCAGCGCACGGATTTCTACAAAATTGCTGCCGCTGGCATTCACAGAAGTCTCGGTGAACATTTCATCCTCACGTGTTTCGGCCGGCGGGAAATTCACAAGCGGCTGCTGGCCCTGCCCGTGCAGCAGCATCATTTTGGCCAAAGCGCCCGTAAAGGCTGAATTGTAATCGGTTGCAACTTCGTTGGAGACATAATCGCTGATCGTATCGGTGTAGCTGTCTGTCTTGGAAGGTCCTCCGACCAGTGCGCCGTACAGCACATGACGGTGGTTCGCCGGAGTGGTCTGGCTGTCACTCCAGGAGCCGTGCGAGGTGCGGTGATGAGGATGCTGGGGCGCATTTGCGCCGAAGCCGATCACATAGCTGCTGCTCCGCGGATTATCGCCCAGCATATAGGTAATCTGCCGCTCCGCAAAGGTCTGAGCGGTGCTCTTCTTCACGGGATCGGCAACCCAGTCTGCATAGACAAAGGCCAGGAAGGCCTGGTTGGCCGCGTAACGCAGCGCTCCCCATTGGTCGAGATGGGCCAATCCGCCGGGAGTGTAAGCTACCCGGTCAGAGGTACTGCCATTCACCCCGGTGGTCCAAAACTGCATATTCCGTTCCGTGGATTGAATGAATTTCGGATCACCTGTAATGCGGGACAGCAGGAGCTGCGCACCGTAATGCTTGTCATCCCAGGATTGGGTCCATTGATAGCCCCATTGTCCGGCCTGGTTCGTGCCCCACAGATTACTGGCGGCAGTAGCCTTGTCCAGATAGGTCTGCTCGCCGGTCGCTAAGTACAGCCAGACGCCGCCCCAGCTTAATTCATCGGCGTAGCTGCTCCACGAATTGTAATACTGCTTGGCGTCAGTGATTGTATCGGAGTAAGCCCCCCGGTACGTATCGGCAAAATTGTATAATTGCTTGGCATGCAGCAGCAGCTTGTCCGCATAAGCGGCATCCGAATCCCTGAAAATGATGGAAGCCGAGGCAAGCGCAGCGGCAGTCTCCGCAGCCAGATCAGAGCCTGGATGCGCGGCATCAATCTTGTAGGAAGGACGTGCCATTTGCATGACCTCCGCCGGTCCCCACCAGTTATGATCCGCTGTGCCGTTTCCGACCTGTCCCCACAGCTCATTAGGAGCCGTATGCGCTTTCACAAAATAGTCTGTTGCCCAGCGGATATTGCCCAGAATCTCATCCAGCTGTCCCGATTGCACGTAGCCATCCTTGTATTCATAGACCGACCATGCCAGCATGGTGGAGGTGTAAGCCATAGGAAACCCGAATTTAACATGATCTCCTGCGTCATACCAGCCTCCCGTCAGATCGTGGCCGACATCTGCACCGTCCTGCAGCCCCGAGTCGCCTCTCCATTCCACACGGTTGTTCTCCGGCAGATCACCCGACCGCTGTGTCTCATAGAAATAGATAGATTTCTGCAGTGCCTCTGCATAATTAATCCCGGCGGCTGCGGCTTTGCTGACATACGGATGAACAACAGTCCCTGAAGCAATGGTGCAGGTTAACATTAAGCTCAGTGCTGCGATAAAGCCTGTCTTCCGTCTCGTTTGCTTCATCCTAACTCATCTCCCTTCGATTCTTACGTTTCAGCCCAATCGGGCTTGGTCACGCGCAGATCCCTCCCCAGTGTCCATTGATAACACTTTAGAAGACATTCTATTCAATCCGTACAATCCGCCCCCTCTTCTTACAAATTAAGGAAATCATCTCCTCATATACACATATACCACATAATGTTATTTAATTCTATATATTTACAATTATTCTGACCGGAAACAGACTCATTTTGTCAAAAAATTTCCATTTTTATCATATTTGCCGTTACAGGGTCAGTTCTTACACAATGCCTTCATCCCCGCATCAGCTTCGTTACTGGCAGGACAGGCTAAGCAATTGTGTTTTTGTTCTGTCTGCTTATTTTCAACCTCTTTGTTTGTTAGCGGACTGAGCAGCTCTTATTCTTTGCCAAAATCAACCTTCGGCAGGCTAAACGGACACCAATTTCCCCTTCCGATAAAATAAAGGCCCTACAGTCCGTAAGGTCAGCCTTATGGACATAACGAAACAAATAGAAACGGATACCGTCCCTTTAAAGGACAGTATCCGTTTCAGTGAGAAATATAAAGATTATTTATAGCGCAGACCTCTGAAGTTACTTTTTATTGGTGTACCTTTGCGCGGGCATTATTGCCCGCGCCGCAGCTGCTGGTTATGGCGGATCTTCGCCTCGTTGCCCTGCTCGGTCGCCTGATAGAAGACCCGCCGGGAGATCGCCTTCGGCAGATAGTCCTGCTTCACATAGTGGCCGGGGAAATTATGCGGATACTGGTATCCCTCATGCCCCAGCTGGGCTGCGCCTTTATAATGTGTATCCCGCAGATGCAGCGGCACCTCAGCCGACTTCAGATCCTCCAGGCTGTCCATGACGTTCGCGATCGCCATCACCACGCCGTTTGATTTCGGGCTCTCCACCGCAAACAGGATTGCCTGCGCGATATTCAGCTTCGCCTCCGGCCAGCCGTTGTTGCGGTAGGCATCCAGCGCACTGACAGCCTGGACCATCGCCTGCGGGTTGGCCAGGCCGATATCCTCGCTGCTGGCGGCAATCAGACGGCGGATGAAGGTCATCGGGTCCATGCCGAGCTTCTCCACGGCGTAGAGGAACCAGAACAGGGCTGCGTCGCTGGAGCCGCGGATACTCTTATGAAAAGCGGACAGCACATCATACTGCGTAGACTCGTCCGCTTTGACAATCGGCCGGCGGATCGACTCCTCCGCCACCTCCAGTGTGATATGCACGCTGCCGTCCCTCTCCGGGGCAGTGGTCATCGCCGCCAGCTCCAGCGCGTTCAAAGCGCGGCGGATATCGCCGTTAGCCATCGTGGCGATATGCTGCAGCGCATCCTCATCCGCCTTCAGGTCCATGAACCCCAGGCCCCGCTGCTCATCGGCGAGCGCCCGCTTCATGGCAATCAGGCTGTGCCCGCTGGTCAGGGACTCCAGCTGGAACAGCGTGGAGCGGCTCATAAGCGCCCCGTTCACATAATGGAACGGATTCTCCGTTGTTGCGCCGATGAAGGTAATCGTCCCCTTCTCTACTGCCGGAAGCAGCGCATCCTGGCGGGAGCTGTTGAAGCGGTGTACCTCATCCAGAAACAGAATGGTCTTCGAGCCGTACAGCGACTTATTGCTCTGGGCACGCTCAATGACCTCGCGGACATCCTTCACCGAAGCTTCCACCGCATTCAGCCGGACAAATTCACCCCGGGTATGATGCGAGATGATATGAGCCAAGGTTGTTTTGCCGCAGCCCGGAGGCCCGTACAGCAAGATGGAAGACACCTGGTCAGCCTCGATGGCTCTGCGCAGCAGCTTGCCGGGGCCTACAATATGCTCCTGTCCAATATATTCATCGAGATTCCCGGGCCGCATCCGGTCTGCAAGCAACCGTCCGTTCCCGTTCCCGTTATCTTCACCAAGCGAGAATAAATCCATAACTCCACTTCCTTGCTAGTAATCTGATATTCGCTATCCTTCGATAGATAGAAATAACTGGCTGCCCTCTATCATACCATACCCGCAGCTTTCATTAAAAAGAGCATGACCTCGCCATCACCGGCGGGAGCATGCTCTTTGTTCTATTATTAGAACTTATATGTGGGTTGTTTTCAAATATTCAGGCTAGCTGTTCAGCGCCAGCCGCATTTTTGAAATGATTTTGCGGATGCTTTCTTCGGATAAATGATATCTCTTCTGCAGCTCGTTCACCGAGCAGCCGCTGCTGTGACTGCAAAAGATCTCTTCATTGCGGTTCGCAATTTCTTGCCGGGAGCCGCTGTTCTCGCCCCATCTTACCCGCTCTTCCGTCTTCTTCGGGATGTATAGCAATTCACCCTGGATGTAGCCCTGTAGCTCTTCGAGCAGCCCCGGGGGGAGCACATCCTTTCCATTTACGTAACTCACGTTCTGGTTCCTCCTTCAACAGGTGTGTTCCGTTAAGTCCGATCACTGCGCTGTTCTTGATAATCATGCCACCTGCCTCCTTTCTTCTCCTCAAATTTGGTAAATAACCTAAATTCATTATATTAAACCCTGCGGTTAACGTCTACATTCATTGTTTATCGGTAATCTATCAGTAGTTTGTCAGTGTACTTCTATATATTTTAGCTAAGCCTGAAATATATAGCCGTTGTTTATACATAAGGAGGCCTCGCGGCCTCCCCTTAAACAGGCTTCCGTCTTAGACGGAAACCACCTCGTATTCTGAAAACATTGCCATCAGCCTCCTTCCAGAAGTAATCTTGCCCGGCCGGACACTTATTATTAAGCCACAGGTATCCGCGGGTTACAAGTTCAAGAATAGTTATAATCGTTCTCCACCTTGAGTTCATGTTAACCATAACTATCAGGAGGAATGCATATCGGCAATTTTAGCCAAAAATTTTTTGACGAAAAACTAATTTTTTAGTCGATTAGTGTCGAAATATATATTAAATTATCTATTTACTTCGAGATATGGAAATTAATTTAACCCCATCCATTCAGAAATTCAGGAGGAACCTTCTATGACAACCCCACGGAATCCCTTAAAACGTGTATTTCACATCACCAAGCTGAGAACTGAACTGATGCTGCTAATCATCATAGCTATTGTGCTTCCCTCACTTGCCCTGGTTGTCATATCCACGGAAACCTCAGAGTCGGCCTTGCGCACCAAAATGGAAGAAACCACGAACTCAAGCATTCATATTCTCGATAAAACCCTCTCGCAGTTAATCCAGCTGGAGAGCGCAGGCGTCAACGAGCTCGCCTACCAGATCAGCAGCACTGATCTCACGGGCAACGCTGCAAAAGCACGCAGTCTGATCGACAAATTCAAGCTGGAGCATCCGGAAGTGGATATCGTAGCTCTGGGCAACGACCAGGGTAAATACATGTTCGCTCCGGATTCACAGCCGGAGAATTATGATCCCCGTACGCGCGACTGGTACATAGATGCACTAAAGACACCGGAGAGCACATCGGTGATCGATCCTATTTTCTCCAAAGTGACGAACAGCTACATCCTTCCGGTTTCCAGGGCTTTGCCGGACGGTAAGGGGGCCGTTACAATCAGCATCAGCATGAACGAACTGATGGAGCTAACCAAGAACGTCAGTCTGGGCGACAGCGGCTATGTATATATCCTCGACGGCAATAACAAGGTGATCTATCATCCCACCATGGAGGTTGCTGCCGAAGCAACAGGCCCGATGCTGGAAGAAATGGGCAAAGGTCCGGCAGGCAAGCTCTCCTACAAGGACGATACAGCCAACACACAAATGGACGGATTCTACATTACGAACGAGCTGACCGGATTCAAAATGGCCGGAGTGCTCCCGGAGAATGAATATACCAAGGCTGTATATCCGATTCTGTACAAGTCGGCCATCGTGCTTGTTGTGACTCTTGTGCTGGCTTCTGCAATAGCCTTTATGATCATCCGCCGCATTACCGGCGCTGTGGAACGCTTGAACCGTTCGGCCAAACGGGTAAGCGAAGGTTATCTGGATGAGTCTGTGGAAACGAACCGCAAGGATGAGATCGGCCAGCTGGCCGGCAATTATAATGAAATGGTGTCTTCCCTGCGCAAAATGGTTCAGGAGGTCGCTGAGACGTCAGGCCACCTGGCGGCAGCCAGTGAACAGCTGACAGCCAGCACCGGCGAGAATAGCAAAGCAGTCGAATATGTGACCGAGCTGGTCGAGGAATCAACCCGTGGTGTGGAAACCCAGGCTTATGCTTCCGCCGAAGTGGCCACAACGATGGATGAAATGTCGACCGGCATTCAAAAAATCGCCTCCGCCTCAGAGATGATTGTCAGCGCCGCCGTACAGACTGAACAGGATGTCTCCACCGGCAGTGCCAAGATGCAGCATGTCGGAGAACAGATGAAGACGATCCGCGAATCCGTACATCAGTCCGGCACCCTGATCGCTGAGCTTAACGGATTAAGTGCCAAGGTGGCGGACACCAGTACGGCCATCTCTGCCATTGCCAAGCAGACCAATCTCTTGTCGCTGAATGCCGGTATTGAAGCTGCACGGGCTGGAGAACACGGCAGAGGCTTCGCTGTAGTCGCCGGCGAAGTGCGCAAGCTGTCCGAAGCCTCCAATGTCAGTGCAGGACAAATCCAGGAGACGATCTCCGAGATGGTGGAGCTGATTGCCAGCGCCTATGATGTGATGAGGCATAAAGTGGTTGGGGATGTGGAGCAGGGAATGGCGCTTACACAGGAAGCCAGCGAGGCGTTCTTCCAGATCGAGCAGTCCACCCGGCATGTAGGCGAGCAAATCCATGAAGTATCTGCGATAACTGAGCAAATGTCGGCCAGCAGCGCAGAAGTAGCAGCCTCTGTGCAGGAAATGGCCAAGATCGCCCAGGCGGCGCTCGAATCCTTCCAAAGTGTCACAGCAGCGACGGAAGAACAGCTTGCTTCGATGGAGGAGATCACCTCCTCCTCCGCTGCACTCTCCGCCATGGCTTCGGACATGCAAGGGCAGGTAGAACGGTTCCACTTTGAACCGAAGGGCAAAGCTTAAGGCACCCGGCGTAATGAGGGGCACTACTGCTCCTCATTTGCTCATTTGGCCCGCATCCAGTGAATTCAGGGGCACTAGTGCTCCTTATTTGCTCATTTGGCCCGCATTCAGTGAATTCAGGGGCACTAATGCCCCTTATTTGCTCATTTGGCCCGCATCCAGTGAATTCAGGGGCACTAATGCCCCTCATTTGCTCATTTGGTCCGCTTCCAGTGAATTCAGGGGCACTAATGCCCCTCATTTCCTCATTTGGCCGCGTTCAGTGAATTCAGGGGCACTAATGCCCCTCATTTGCTCATTTGGCCCGCATCCAGTGAATTCAGGGGCACTAGTGCTCCTTATTTGCTCATTTGGCCCGCATCCAGTGAATTCAGGGGCACTAATGCTCCTCATTTGCTCATTTGGTCCGCTTCCAGTGAATTCAGGGGCACTAATGCCCCTCATTTGCTCATTTGGCCCGTTTCCAGTGAATTCAGGGGCACTAATGCCCCTCATTTGCTCATTTGGCCCGTTTCCAGTGAATTCAGGGGCACTAATGCTCCTCATTTGCTCATTTGGCCCGCAAAAGAAACCTCTCCTTTGAAATGGTTGATCTTAATCCATTTCATCAAAGAGAGGTTTCTTTTTTGCGTTTTTTAAGATTGCATATACGGTTCCCGCTTAAACAGTGGATCGGACGGGACGACCCGCGGAAAAGCGTTAGCGGTCGCCTTATGTCCGGCTTTTCACCGCCAAGGGAAATTAAAAAAATCTGGACCGGGGAGCGATTAGAACAACATTCCGTTTGGCCTTAATTCCCTTCGGGTACCGGCCAGCCGGAGACAGTTTCCTCTCCAAGCTGCTGAACGTAATGCGGAAGACCGCCGTCATGCAAGAGCCACAGCTCATGCAGTGCGCGTGTACAGCCTACATACATCAGCTTGGCATCCCAGGCTGCCCCTCCGTAGTGCGCACTGTCCGCATCCGCCAGGATGACGGCATCGAATTCCAGTCCCTTGGACAAATATACGGGCAGTACGGACAAGCCGCCGCGGTATTCGGTAATGCTGCCGTCAATGAGATGAATATCCTCGAACTGCCCGGCAAGCTCAGCATACAGCTCAGCGGCTTCCCGCAGGCTGCGGGTCAATACAGCCACTGTACGGTATTCGCGCCCGGAGAGCGACGACAGGGCGCTCCTGACAGCGCTGAGCCGCTTGCCGCCGCTTGCAGCCTGTTCCGGCTGCGCATCCTCATAGGAAATCAGCCGCACTGGATTACCGCTGCGGAAGACCGGCACGGCAAGCAGCCCGCTGCCGACGCCGGCGGACAGGATACCGTTGGCGAACTCAATAATCTCCATCGTTGAACGATAGCTGCGGGTAAGCGCATGATACGCTGTATACTCCCCGGCAAACAGCGACTGCATTTCTTTCCACTCATGTACCCCTTTATAGGCATGAATCCCCTGGGACAAGTCACCAAGAATAGTAAAGGAATGTCCTTTCACATACAAATCCAGCACGGCTATCTGGAAGGGAGAGAAATCCTGCGCTTCATCAATGACGATATGGTCGAAGCGTTCGGTTCCCTCATTGCCGTTCAAAAGATAGTGAATATAGAGCAGCGGCGGAAGATCCTCTTCGCGCAGAATGCCTTTCTTCAGCTCTTTGACCGTTTCCTTCAGCACAGCCGGCGGAATTTCTTCCGGCGCCCCGGCCGGCCAGTCCTCCGGAGTCTTCGCCGCACGGAATATCTGCTTGTAGATAGCCAGCGGCTCATATTTCGGCCACTTGGCGCTGTACGCCTTCTCGCGCGCCGCGCCCTTCTTCTTACGGTCCTTCAGCGCAGCAGCCGAAGGGCTCTTCTTCAGCTCCATCTCAATCCAGCGGTGAATCCGCGCCATCACGCGTTCCTTGCGCTTGGCCGGCGGATACGGCGCATATTCCTCATTATGCCAGCGCAGAATCATCGAGCGGCGCAGCACAGCACCGTCCCACGGGCTGAAATCCCCTTCAGGCACAGCGCTGGTCTCCAGCAGCTTAATGCTGGATTCAATGACGCTCATCAGCACCGTGGAGCCCTTGAAGCGCCCCGGGGTCTCTTCTGTAATGACGGGCATCGCTCCCGCTGTTTCGAACCAGCGGCTCACCGCTTCCGAAGCATCCTGCTCCGGTAAAGTCACGCCCAGCACATCTGCCGCCCAGTCCGGAAAGGTGCTCTGGGCAATATTGCCGACACCGAGCTCCGGCAACACATCTGAAATATAATCCAGGAACATACGGTTCGGAGCGAAAATAATCATTTTCTCCGCCGAGACCTGATCCTTGTATTGATACAATAAGAAAGCCAGCCGGTGCAGCGCGACGGTGGTTTTACCGCTTCCCGCCACCCCTTGAATAATCAGCGCCGTGTTCTTGGCCGCCCGGATAATCTTATCCTGCTCCTCCTGGATCGTCGACACGATATCCCGCAGCCGGTTGTCCTTGTTCTCTCCGAGCCGGTACACCAGGAATTCGTCCGACACTGCCGGCGCATCGCTGTCGCGGTTATACGTATCCGCAACCCGCTCCAGAATCTGCTTGCGGATGACCACGTTGCGCTTGAGGTAGACGAGCCCTTCAATCAGCCCCTCCGGTGCTTCATAGGAGGTCATTTCCGTTCCTCCGGTAAATGAATAGAACAGGCTTGCCACCGGTGCCCGCCAGTCAATGACCAGCGGACGGTCGCTTACCTGCTCGCGGTCTACGCCGATTTTGCCAATATAAAGTGCCTTGCGTTCTTCCTCGTCATTGCCCTGAAAATCAAGCCGTCCGAAATAAGGCTCCTGCCTAAGCTTGGCAAGATCTTTGCGCCTCTGTTCCCTTGAGTCTTCCAGCACCTGCTCCGTATAGTCGTGTCCTGTGTACACCGGAGTGCTGCGCAACCGCTCAAGGGTAGAGTCAATCTCTATAAGCGCGTGGTTCAGCCTGTCTTCTTCCTCTTGATAGGCACTTTGAAAGTTGTCTTCCAATTTCAGTTACCTCCTAAAAGTGATGTGAGCAGTACATCATATCACAACAGGACAGGGAAAGCCATATAATTCAAGCTGCCGCCTGCAGCGGCTCACCTGCCCCTTTATGAGGCGAACTTAGCCCATCAGCGCATGCAGCACAAAGTTCGCTACGAACAACCCGGCAATTCCGTACAGCGCCGGCGGGACATCCTTGCCTTTGCCTGTAGCCAGCTTCACAACCGGATAAGTGATGAAACCAAAGGCCATACCATCCACGATGCTGTAGGTGAACGGAATCATCACCATAATCAGAAACGAAGGGAACAGCTCCGTCATGTCGCTGAAATCCATCTCGCGCACGCTCTGCACCATCAGTCCGCCGATCACGATCAGAATCGGCGCAATTGCGCTGTCCGGCACGTAGGCCAGCAGCGGGATGAACAGGAACGTTGCGCTGAACAGCAGACCGGTGACGAGTGAGGTGAGTCCGGAGCGTCCGCCTGCCGCGATGCCGGCTGTAGATTCGGCCGCAGCAACCACCGGGCTGCTGCCGAACAGGCCTGCCGCGATGTTAGCGATGGACAGCGCCCGCAGACTGCTTTTGAAGCGTTCCGGACGGCCTATCATCAGCGTCTGGGAGGAGATCAGGCCGATGTTCTCGAAGACGACAATCAGCAGCAGC
This window encodes:
- a CDS encoding glycoside hydrolase family 48 protein, with product MKLSSIKKPFSIVMAAILIISLTSGIFNFRPGTAKAASVEKTRFLQLYAQLKDPASGYFSAEGIPYHSVETLLSEAPNYGHMTTSEAYSYWMWLEVLYGYNTGDWSKLEAAWDNMEKYIIPINEGDGVQEQPTMNNYNPNSPATYASELAQPDQYPSALNGKYAPGKDPLDAELKAAYGNNQTYLMHWLVDVDNWYGFGNLLNPTHTAAYVNTFQRGVQESVWEAVAHPSQDDKSFGKTNEGFMSLFTKENSVPSAQWRYTNATDADARAVQAMYWAKDLGYTNTVYLNKAKKMGDFLRYGMYDKYFQKVGSAADGTPEAGTGKDSSQYLLAWYTAWGGGLGTTGNWAWRIGASHAHQGYQNVVAAYALSTADGGLIPASATAGEDWGKSLTRQLEFYNWLQSSEGAIAGGATNSYGGSYSAYPSGTSTFYGMAYDEAPVYHDPPSNNWFGMQAWSLERVAELYYILASSGDTTSANFKMAKRVIENWIDWSADYAFAGSRPVTDAAGYYLDLQGNRILGGDDPQIATVSAPGEFWIPGNVEWQGQPDTWSGFSSFSGNSGLKAVTKDPGQDTGVLGSYIKALTFFAAGNKAEHGSYTALGGTASQLAKSLLDTAWGYNDGVGITTLEKRADYFRFFTKEVYFPAGWTGTFGQGNTIPGSSTVPSDPAKGGNGVYASYTDVLPDIKNDPKWSYLEGKYNSSYNKTTKTWDNGAPEFTYHRFWSQVDIATAYAEYDRLINNGSGPIPTATPTTTPTATPTVTPTATPTATPTVTPTATPTVTPTATPIATPTATPTATPTATPTATPAAANLVVQYRTTDTNATDQQFRPQLRIVNNGTTAVDLSKVKLRYYYTIDGEKAQQFNVDYATLGGSNVLGSFVKLEPAVAGADYYVEISFSTGAGSLAPGANTGEIQLRINKTDWSNYNKADDYSYDSTKTAYTDWNRVTLYLNGVRVWGVQPQ
- a CDS encoding glycoside hydrolase family 9 protein produces the protein MKQTRRKTGFIAALSLMLTCTIASGTVVHPYVSKAAAAGINYAEALQKSIYFYETQRSGDLPENNRVEWRGDSGLQDGADVGHDLTGGWYDAGDHVKFGFPMAYTSTMLAWSVYEYKDGYVQSGQLDEILGNIRWATDYFVKAHTAPNELWGQVGNGTADHNWWGPAEVMQMARPSYKIDAAHPGSDLAAETAAALASASIIFRDSDAAYADKLLLHAKQLYNFADTYRGAYSDTITDAKQYYNSWSSYADELSWGGVWLYLATGEQTYLDKATAASNLWGTNQAGQWGYQWTQSWDDKHYGAQLLLSRITGDPKFIQSTERNMQFWTTGVNGSTSDRVAYTPGGLAHLDQWGALRYAANQAFLAFVYADWVADPVKKSTAQTFAERQITYMLGDNPRSSSYVIGFGANAPQHPHHRTSHGSWSDSQTTPANHRHVLYGALVGGPSKTDSYTDTISDYVSNEVATDYNSAFTGALAKMMLLHGQGQQPLVNFPPAETREDEMFTETSVNASGSNFVEIRALLNNRSGWPARSSSQMSFNYYLDISEAVAAGYGPGDITVKAGGYNQGSTVSQLLPYDEANHIYYTKVDFSGTLIYPGGQSAYRKEVQFRIAGPLNTTFWDNSNDFSFKGVASGASSPVKNPYIPVFDAGVKVYGELPTGGGTPGEPQVPGRPSGLQAVPGDASVALSWNAVSGASQYTVKRSLVSGGPYTVIGTATGTVYNDSGLTNGVDYYYVVTASNSVGESTASAQATARPRETTPPVTGALRVQYRTNDTSPGDSQIRSQFRIINTGTETIALSGLKLRYYYTVDGDKPQEFHCDYAVVGSGNVSGSFGKLSSPAALADSYVEISFAAGAGSLAPGADSGEIQVRFNKTDWTAYNESNDYSYGGTQQVFADWEKATLYRAGTLVWGLEP